One Paenibacillus riograndensis SBR5 DNA segment encodes these proteins:
- a CDS encoding PLD nuclease N-terminal domain-containing protein has protein sequence MEEIKWGLIWPLLALQVLLAVIGLVSLGKAEQTRGPKWLWVIILIFGNLLGSVAYFTVGRKDN, from the coding sequence ATGGAAGAAATCAAATGGGGATTGATTTGGCCGCTGCTGGCATTACAGGTCCTGCTGGCCGTTATCGGCCTGGTTTCTCTGGGCAAGGCTGAGCAGACCCGGGGGCCCAAGTGGCTATGGGTTATTATCTTGATTTTTGGCAATCTTCTGGGCAGCGTTGCTTATTTTACAGTAGGAAGGAAAGATAACTGA